One genomic segment of Brassica napus cultivar Da-Ae chromosome A3, Da-Ae, whole genome shotgun sequence includes these proteins:
- the BNAA03G48750D gene encoding uncharacterized protein BNAA03G48750D produces MISVVIITELLVEYTTALAKLTAGILPRRRGDTDVIRIGGFSLRFPSRSTPVPDFSSHLVDF; encoded by the coding sequence ATGATTTCTGTTGTTATAATCACTGAGCTACTGGTTGAGTACACGACGGCACTAGCGAAACTCACCGCTGGGATTCTTCCGAGACGGCGAGGAGACACTGACGTGATACGGATTGGTGGTTTCTCTTTGCGTTTTCCTTCAAGATCGACACCTGTTCCAGATTTCTCTTCTCATCTAGTTGATTTCTGA
- the BNAA03G48760D gene encoding uncharacterized protein BNAA03G48760D has product MEIVEIAPDLWEAMKTKRRKKLSNEEIAEVEEVEEGTPLRGMFCLKTRQEDMKPFEEKEDCFILDFDPSDSFDSSFSDNPEGGDDDDVAIIHEKGQVACRDFPHPRHLCLKYPFGSTQHSLHCNQCYCYVCDLAAPCPHWTLSNEPHCEALENSRWRSLRELHRGRRGH; this is encoded by the exons ATGGAAATTGTGGAGATAGCTCCAGATCTGTGGGAGGCGATGAAGaccaagagaagaaagaaactcAGCAACGAGGAGATAGCAGAAGtagaagaagtagaagaaggGACACCTCTCAGAGGCATGTTCTGTCTCAAAACAAGACAGGAGGATATGAAGCCTTTCGAGGAGAAAGAGGATTGCTTTATCCTCGATTTCGACCCCAGCGATTCATTCGACTCGTCCTTCTCCGATAACCCAGAAGGAGGTGATGACGACGACGTGGCGATTATACACGAGAAAGGACAG GTGGCTTGTAGGGACTTCCCACATCCAAGGCATCTCTGCTTGAAATACCCATTTGGATCGACTCAGCACTCACTGCATTGTAATCAG TGTTACTGCTATGTCTGTGATTTGGCTGCACCTTGCCCACATTGGACGCTGAGTAATGAACCGCATTGTGAAGCATTAGAAAATTCTAGGTGGAGGAGTTTACGGGAGCTGCACCGCGGCCGTAGAGGACATTAG
- the LOC106444684 gene encoding flavone 3'-O-methyltransferase 1, producing the protein MGSLAETQITPAKVSDEEANLFAMQLAGATVLPMVLTSALELDLLEIISKNVALPGGQLSPTEISSHLPTENPDAPVMVDRILRLLAAYSILTCSVRKLPDGVVERMYGLGPVCKYLIKNEEGVSLAALCHLNRDKVFMESWYHLKDAILEGGIPFNKAFGMNAFEYQGADPRFNKVFNNGMSNHTTIVMTQILETYKGFEGLSSLVDVGGGIGVTLRMIVSKHPHIKGILYDLPHVIEEAVSYPGIEHIGGDMFVNVPKADAIFMKWICHDWSDQHCLKFLKNCYDALPDNGKVIVAESILPVLPDSSLMTKEVVHMDCLMLAHNPGGKERTEEEFEALAKESGFQGFQVVCRAYGTHIMEFLKKI; encoded by the exons ATGGGATCCTTGGCTGAAACACAGATCACTCCTGCTAAAGTCTCCGACGAAGAGGCCAACCTCTTTGCCATGCAGCTAGCTGGCGCCACCGTGCTTCCTATGGTTTTGACATCGGCTTTGGAGCTAGACCTGCTCGAGATCATATCCAAAAATGTCGCTCTCCCTGGCGGTCAATTGTCCCCGACAGAAATATCTTCCCATCTTCCGACCGAGAACCCTGATGCTCCAGTCATGGTCGACCGGATCCTCAGGTTGCTTGCGGCTTACTCCATCTTGACATGCTCTGTCCGTAAACTTCCTGATGGGGTTGTGGAGCGTATGTACGGACTTGGACCGGTTTGCAAGTACCTTATTAAGAACGAAGAAGGGGTCTCACTTGCTGCACTCTGTCATTTGAACAGAGACAAGGTCTTCATGGAGAGCTG GTACCATTTGAAAGATGCAATTCTTGAAGGTGGGATTCCATTCAACAAGGCATTTGGTATGAACGCTTTCGAGTACCAAGGGGCCGACCCAAGATTCAACAAGGTGTTCAACAATGGAATGTCCAACCACACCACCATCGTCATGACCCAGATTCTGGAGACCTACAAAGGCTTTGAGGGATTGTCTTCGCTGGTGGATGTTGGTGGTGGCATTGGAGTCACTCTCCGTATGATTGTTTCCAAGCATCCACACATCAAAGGCATCCTTTATGATCTCCCTCATGTCATTGAGGAAGCTGTTTCTTACCCTG GTATTGAACATATTGGGGGAGATATGTTTGTGAATGTCCCTAAAGCAGATGCCATCTTCATGAAG TGGATATGTCATGATTGGAGCGACCAACACTGTTTGAAATTTCTCAAGAACTGCTATGATGCACTCCCTGACAACGGAAAGGTGATAGTGGCGGAATCTATACTTCCCGTGCTGCCAGACTCGAGCCTTATGACAAAAGAAGTTGTCCACATGGACTGCCTCATGTTGGCTCACAACCCCGGAGGTAAGGAACGTACCGAGGAAGAATTTGAGGCACTGGCCAAAGAATCCGGCTTTCAAGGCTTCCAAGTTGTCTGCAGAGCCTATGGCACTCACATCATGGAGTTCCTCAAGAAGATATAA
- the LOC125607213 gene encoding B3 domain-containing protein REM9-like: METPREPHFFKPLLPGFQSGVAIPLDFYSKHIQGAEINKPWKLRSDASDQIWEVIREGRTLTKGWKEFTEAHDLRIGDIVIFKLEGDMVFHVTPFGPSCCEIQYTHPHIVKEEADADDAPTFSYDYCFLAEVTATNQKDDKMFLYVEAMWCGALNQQCKEVKLVNKEGKSWTARFGFSESDGAYYISRGWRKFCRDNRCTNGALFVFNVVGDGTTTPLLCVCPERKECTELLINHFSRIDGSIASTSRN, translated from the exons ATGGAAACTCCCCGAGAACCTCATTTCTTCAAGCCTCTTCTTCCTGGTTTTCAAAGTGGCGTGGCAATACCACTTGACTTCTACTCAAAACACATACAAGGGGCTGAGATCAATAAACCATGGAAGCTAAGATCGGACGCTTCGGATCAAATTTGGGAggtgatccgagaaggcaggaCACTCACCAAAGGTTGGAAAGAGTTCACCGAAGCACATGATCTTCGAATCGGTGATATTGTCATCTTCAAACTCGAAGGAGACATGGTCTTTCATGTGACTCCTTTTGGTCCTAGCTGTTGTGAGATTCAGTATACACATCCTCACATCGTTAAGGAAGAAGCCGACGCGGATGATGCTCCTACTTTCTCATACGACTACTGCTTCTTGGCTGAGGTTACTGCTACAAATCAAAAGGACGACAAAATG TTTCTTTATGTGGAAGCTATGTGGTGTGGTGCTTTGAACCAACAATGCAAAGAGGTCAAACTTGTCAACAAGGAGGGAAAATCATGGACTGCGCGCTTCGGATTTAGCGAATCAGACGGCGCATATTACATCAGCAGAGGGTGGAGAAAGTTCTGTCGTGATAACAGATGCACCAACGGAGCTTTGTTTGTGTTCAACGTGGTTGGAGACGGGACGACAACTCCATTACTGTGTGTATGTCCGGAAAGGAAGGAGTGTACTGAACTACTGATCAACCACTTCAGCAGAATCGATG GTAGCATTGCTTCTACCTCACGAAATTAG
- the LOC106440968 gene encoding outer mitochondrial transmembrane helix translocase → MGGSSETKILQELILYAASAALSCLVLFAGLKHLDPNREASKKALEHKKEISKRLGRPLIHTNSYEDVIACDVINPDHIDVEFGSIGGLETIKQSLYELVILPLKRPELFAYGKLLGPQKGVLLYGPPGTGKTMLAKAIAKESGAVFINVRVSNLMSKWFGDAQKLVAAVFSLAYKLQPAIIFIDEVDSFLGQRRSTDHEAMANMKTEFMALWDGFSTDPNARVMVLAATNRPSELDEAILRRLPQAFEIGMPDRKERAEILKVTLKGERVEPDIDFDHVARLCEGYTGSDIFELCKKAAYFPIREILEEERKGRPCPVPRPLSQLDLEKVLATSKKTQVAAGEYSGLRVSREPDEVQAAISGISKLLVSQFINIQSDSQGSWQRDEPEEDS, encoded by the exons ATGGGCGGCTCCTCGGAGACGAAGATCTTGCAAGAACTCATACTCTACGCGGCGAGCGCTGCTCTCAGCTGCTTAGTTCTGTTCGCCGGCCTCAAACATCTCGACCCTAATCGCGAGGCGTCCAAGAAAGCTCTAGAGCATAAGAAAGAAATCTCCAAGCGTCTAGGTCGTCCTCTTATCCACACCAATTCATACGAG GATGTAATAGCGTGTGATGTGATAAACCCCGACCACATTGATGTGGAGTTTGGTTCTATCGGAGGATTGGAAACCATCAAGCAGTCTTTGTACGAGCTTGTGATCTTGCCGTTGAAAAGACCTGAGCTTTTTGCTTATGGGAAACTGCTTGGACCTCAGAAAGGTGTCTTGCTCTACGGGCCTCCTGGTACTGGGAAGACAATGCTTGCTAAGGCTATTGCTAAAGAATCAGGAGCTGTTTTTATTAACGTGAGGGTTTCTAATCTGATGAGCAAGTGGTTTGGTGATGCTCAGAAGCTTG TTGCTGCTGTGTTTAGCTTGGCGTATAAACTCCAGCCTGCTATCATTTTTATCGATGAGGTTGACAGCTTTCTTGGTCAGCGCCGTTCGACGGATCATGAAGCAATGGCGAATATGAAGACTGAGTTTATGGCTTTATGGGATGGATTCTCCACTGATC CGAATGCGAGGGTTATGGTTCTTGCAGCAACTAACAGACCGTCAGAGCTTGATGAAGCGATACTGAGGCGGCTTCCTCAGGCGTTTGAGATTGGAATGCCTGATCGTAAGGAGAGAGCTGAGATATTGAAGGTGACATTGAAAGGAGAGAGGGTGGAGCCTGATATTGACTTTGATCACGTGGCTCGTTTATGCGAAGGGTATACAGGATCAGACATCTTTGAGCTCTGTAAGAAAGCAGCGTACTTCCCTATCAGAGAAATActagaggaagagagaaaagggAGACCATGTCCT GTCCCTAGGCCACTATCACAGCTTGATTTGGAGAAAGTTCTAGCTACGTCAAAGAAGACGCAAGTAGCAGCAGGAGAGTACTCTGGGCTGAGAGTGTCAAGGGAGCCAGATGAGGTCCAAGCAGCGATAAGTGGAATCTCGAAGCTGCTAGTCTCTCAATTCATTAACATTCAGTCAGATTCTCAGGGTTCGTGGCAGCGCGACGAACCTGAAGAAGATTCCTGA
- the LOC106444688 gene encoding acyl-CoA-binding domain-containing protein 2 isoform X2: MGDLAQLAQSVILGLIVSYLLAKLISIVVTFKEDNLFLARHSEPESEVDSGRVESSTVGGEAEQGSSRGEDDDWEGVESTELDEAFSAATLFVTTAAADRLSRKVPGDVQKQLYGLYKIATEGPCTAPQPSALKLTARAKWQAWRKLGVMPTEEAMEKYIEIVTQLYPTWLHGGLKAGSRNDAGSSSGGTMGTVFSSLVYEEESQNEL, translated from the exons atgGGTGATTTGGCTCAGCTTGCTCAGTCTGTGATCTTAGGTTTAATTGTTTCTTACCTCTTGGCCAAGCTCATCTCGATCGTCGTCACCTTTAAAGAAGACAATCTCTTCCTTGCTCGCCACTCCGAACCGGAATCGGAGGTTGACTCCGGCCGCGTCGAGTCTTCTACCGTCGGTGGTGAGGCGGAGCAGGGTAGCTCGAGAGGGGAAGACGATGATTGGGAAGGCGTAGAGAGCACGGAACTGGACGAGGCTTTCAGCGCTGCTACTCTCTTTGTAACTACAGCCGCCGCTGATCGGTTGTCGCGGAAGGTGCCTGGTGATGTCCAGAAGCAGCTTTACGGGTTGTATAAGATCGCTACGGAAGGGCCTTGTACTGCTCCTCAGCCTTCTGCTCTCAAACTTACTGCTCGTGCCAAGTG gcaAGCATGGAGGAAACTGGGTGTTATGCCCACTGAGGAAGCGATGGAGAAGTATATTGAGATTGTCACTCAGCTTTATCCAACTTGGTTACACGGTGGCCTG AAAGCTGGAAGTAGAAATGATGCAGGCTCAAGCTCAGGAGGAACCATGGGGACTGTTTTTAGCTCTTTGGTTTATGAAGAGGAATCCCAAAATGAGTTGTAA
- the LOC106444688 gene encoding acyl-CoA-binding domain-containing protein 2 isoform X1: protein MGDLAQLAQSVILGLIVSYLLAKLISIVVTFKEDNLFLARHSEPESEVDSGRVESSTVGGEAEQGSSRGEDDDWEGVESTELDEAFSAATLFVTTAAADRLSRKVPGDVQKQLYGLYKIATEGPCTAPQPSALKLTARAKWQAWRKLGVMPTEEAMEKYIEIVTQLYPTWLHGGLKAGSRNDAGSSSGGTMGTVFSSLVYEEESQNELKTDAIDAFAREGEVDREAIAEFLVKQKANTASKDDEGNSTPRSL, encoded by the exons atgGGTGATTTGGCTCAGCTTGCTCAGTCTGTGATCTTAGGTTTAATTGTTTCTTACCTCTTGGCCAAGCTCATCTCGATCGTCGTCACCTTTAAAGAAGACAATCTCTTCCTTGCTCGCCACTCCGAACCGGAATCGGAGGTTGACTCCGGCCGCGTCGAGTCTTCTACCGTCGGTGGTGAGGCGGAGCAGGGTAGCTCGAGAGGGGAAGACGATGATTGGGAAGGCGTAGAGAGCACGGAACTGGACGAGGCTTTCAGCGCTGCTACTCTCTTTGTAACTACAGCCGCCGCTGATCGGTTGTCGCGGAAGGTGCCTGGTGATGTCCAGAAGCAGCTTTACGGGTTGTATAAGATCGCTACGGAAGGGCCTTGTACTGCTCCTCAGCCTTCTGCTCTCAAACTTACTGCTCGTGCCAAGTG gcaAGCATGGAGGAAACTGGGTGTTATGCCCACTGAGGAAGCGATGGAGAAGTATATTGAGATTGTCACTCAGCTTTATCCAACTTGGTTACACGGTGGCCTG AAAGCTGGAAGTAGAAATGATGCAGGCTCAAGCTCAGGAGGAACCATGGGGACTGTTTTTAGCTCTTTGGTTTATGAAGAGGAATCCCAAAATGAGTT GAAGACTGATGCCATCGACGCGTTTGCTAGGGAAGGAGAAGTAGACAGAGAAGCCATCGCCGAGTTCCTAGTGAAGCAGAAAGCTAACACAGCCTCTAAAGATGATGAAGGTAACTCCACCCCTCGATCTCTGTGA